A portion of the Bradyrhizobium sp. CCGUVB1N3 genome contains these proteins:
- a CDS encoding tyrosine-type recombinase/integrase translates to MLDAIETYLALRRTTGFAMSTAEYLLKSFAAFAAERGQTYVKTKTAIDWAALGPSVAQRDARLRAVCRFVRHVRVEDVGHELPPANHFGARKKRRTPHIYTTDEISRLVEAALRLRPMRGLRPHTQATLIALLSSTGLRISEALKLTIADVTRDGLLIRETKFRKTRLVPLHDTAAAGLQRYLARRGRGSDNDPVFIDKRNRPLRYIAVKETFDRLVDKAVIRSTSARRPRLHDLRHTFAVRALQGSPTGRGRCGAHMAALATYMGHINIYATYWYLEATPDLLRDVATAGEAFMSEGRSS, encoded by the coding sequence ATGCTCGACGCCATCGAGACCTATCTCGCGCTCCGCCGCACCACGGGCTTCGCGATGTCGACCGCGGAGTACCTGCTGAAGAGCTTTGCCGCCTTCGCGGCCGAGCGCGGACAAACGTACGTCAAGACAAAAACAGCGATCGACTGGGCCGCGCTCGGACCATCCGTCGCGCAACGCGATGCACGGCTAAGAGCCGTCTGTCGCTTCGTACGCCATGTCCGGGTGGAGGACGTCGGGCACGAGCTGCCGCCGGCAAATCACTTCGGCGCCCGTAAGAAGCGTCGCACGCCGCACATCTACACGACCGACGAGATCAGTCGGCTGGTCGAAGCTGCGCTGCGGCTTCGGCCAATGCGCGGCTTGCGCCCGCACACGCAAGCGACCTTGATCGCGCTGCTCTCATCCACCGGGCTCAGGATCTCCGAAGCCCTGAAGCTGACGATCGCGGACGTGACCCGCGACGGTCTGCTGATCCGCGAGACCAAGTTCCGCAAGACGCGACTGGTGCCGCTGCACGACACGGCGGCCGCCGGCTTGCAGCGATACCTGGCACGTCGCGGGCGCGGCTCAGACAATGATCCGGTGTTCATCGACAAGCGCAATCGGCCGCTACGCTACATTGCCGTCAAGGAGACCTTCGACAGGCTGGTCGACAAGGCTGTCATCAGATCGACGTCGGCTCGCCGTCCTCGCCTGCACGATCTGCGGCACACGTTTGCGGTGCGCGCGCTGCAAGGCAGCCCTACCGGCCGAGGCCGGTGCGGGGCACACATGGCGGCACTCGCGACCTACATGGGTCACATCAACATCTACGCGACCTACTGGTACCTCGAGGCCACGCCCGACCTCTTGCGCGATGTCGCCACGGCCGGCGAAGCGTTTATGTCCGAAGGGAGGTCATCATGA
- a CDS encoding tyrosine-type recombinase/integrase, which translates to MTPIAPLIETFLRDTLACQRGASRHTRDSYASSFQLLFVFAADRLKVKPSALMLEQIDAGLVSAFLEHLEDERKNAAVTRNVRLAAIKSFFRFLEYRQPAALEQIRRVLAIPFKKTDTRLVPYLLREELQAVLDAPDPATRDGIRDRAMLHVAVCAGLRVSELTGLKVGDIDLPSMSIRVLGKGRRERTLPLWKPAAAALRAWLAIRGQVATPEVFVNARGEPLSRWGFAYLLRQHVATAARKQPGLARKRVSPHVLRHTCAMVVLQATGDIRKVSLWLGHATLTTTEVYTRGDPTEKLDAMEAIVPPHLRRGVFQPTDQLIELLRRTS; encoded by the coding sequence ATGACGCCGATCGCTCCCCTCATCGAGACGTTCCTGCGCGACACACTCGCTTGCCAGCGGGGCGCCAGCCGGCACACGAGGGACTCCTATGCCTCGAGCTTCCAGCTGCTGTTCGTGTTCGCCGCCGACCGGCTCAAGGTCAAACCATCGGCGCTGATGCTCGAGCAGATCGATGCCGGGCTCGTCAGCGCCTTCCTCGAGCATCTTGAGGACGAGCGCAAAAACGCGGCCGTAACGCGCAACGTTCGCCTGGCGGCGATCAAGTCGTTCTTTCGCTTCCTCGAGTACCGGCAGCCGGCAGCGCTCGAGCAGATCCGCCGTGTACTGGCGATCCCGTTCAAGAAAACTGACACGCGCCTGGTGCCCTACCTTCTGCGCGAAGAGCTCCAAGCCGTGCTCGACGCTCCCGATCCGGCGACACGCGATGGCATCCGCGATCGCGCAATGCTGCACGTGGCCGTCTGCGCAGGGCTGCGCGTCTCCGAGCTGACGGGCCTCAAGGTCGGTGACATCGACCTGCCTTCGATGAGCATCCGCGTGCTCGGCAAGGGACGCCGGGAGCGGACGCTGCCGTTGTGGAAGCCGGCGGCCGCTGCACTGCGTGCCTGGCTGGCCATCCGCGGGCAGGTCGCGACACCCGAGGTGTTCGTCAACGCCCGCGGTGAGCCGCTGAGCCGATGGGGCTTTGCCTATCTGCTCAGGCAGCACGTCGCGACTGCGGCTCGCAAGCAGCCCGGTCTCGCCAGGAAACGCGTCTCGCCCCACGTGCTCAGGCACACCTGCGCGATGGTCGTTCTGCAAGCGACCGGGGACATCCGGAAGGTGTCGCTGTGGCTGGGCCACGCTACGCTGACGACCACCGAGGTCTACACGCGCGGCGATCCGACCGAGAAGCTCGATGCGATGGAGGCGATCGTGCCGCCCCACCTGCGGCGCGGCGTCTTCCAGCCCACCGACCAGCTGATCGAACTCCTCAGGCGTACCTCGTAA
- a CDS encoding DUF4041 domain-containing protein, producing the protein MQEVAYKPIRTVPMFGARAFARKLLAEVDQLNSHLLSAEREREEILSKNADLGATVEQLRTQIEQVRAERDLGRRQLESIGAAPLLDIDARRRELQVQVDALNKQLAQTRADIAAEQAALRKEVEEARQTIVETRETALLQEIGIYDYRHPLTDTLAYKKALDRLQDATKATAKKDGSAVLAATSWTVGGSEAEGRKMTREVSKLMLRAFNAEADNLVRGLKPYKLQSAIERLKKVEETVRKLGGTLQVSISPAYVQLRIDELELTADFLQKQAEEKEDERQERERMRDERRAQQEIERERAKLAKEKQHYQNALEAVTINGDQHGMERLREQIADVNKAIESVEARAANTRAGYVYVISNIGSFGERMVKIGMTRRLDPMERIRELSDASVPFNFDVHALFFSDDAIGIETLMHDRLSDCRVNEVNRRREFFRATPSEVKTQLGQLTGQLLEFREVAEAIEYRQSLRMRSGTSGSAPSQTDERPAD; encoded by the coding sequence ATGCAGGAAGTTGCGTACAAGCCAATCCGGACCGTGCCAATGTTCGGTGCTCGCGCCTTTGCCCGCAAACTGCTGGCGGAGGTGGATCAGCTCAACTCACACCTTCTATCAGCCGAGCGGGAGCGGGAGGAAATTCTGTCGAAAAACGCTGACCTCGGCGCGACTGTCGAACAACTGAGGACCCAGATAGAGCAAGTTCGAGCGGAACGCGATCTCGGGAGGCGGCAGCTTGAGTCAATCGGAGCCGCTCCGCTCCTCGACATCGACGCGCGGCGACGGGAATTACAGGTGCAGGTGGATGCACTGAACAAACAGCTTGCACAGACTCGCGCAGACATTGCTGCTGAACAAGCCGCCTTGCGGAAAGAGGTCGAAGAAGCTCGCCAAACTATCGTCGAAACGAGGGAGACTGCCCTGCTTCAAGAAATTGGAATCTATGATTATCGGCACCCTCTCACAGATACGCTGGCTTACAAGAAAGCGTTGGATCGGCTCCAAGATGCCACCAAGGCAACGGCAAAAAAGGATGGCAGCGCGGTACTCGCTGCCACTAGCTGGACGGTCGGCGGCTCCGAAGCTGAAGGCCGCAAGATGACGCGAGAAGTTTCCAAGCTCATGTTGCGCGCCTTCAACGCCGAAGCTGACAACCTTGTGCGGGGCCTGAAACCATACAAGCTGCAAAGTGCAATCGAGCGGTTGAAGAAGGTGGAGGAGACCGTGAGAAAGCTGGGTGGCACGTTGCAGGTGAGCATCTCGCCCGCGTACGTTCAACTGCGAATCGACGAACTCGAACTCACTGCCGATTTTCTCCAGAAGCAAGCTGAAGAAAAAGAGGATGAACGGCAGGAACGCGAGCGGATGCGAGATGAGCGGAGAGCTCAGCAAGAGATCGAGCGCGAGCGCGCAAAACTGGCTAAGGAGAAGCAGCACTACCAGAATGCGCTGGAAGCAGTCACCATAAATGGCGACCAGCACGGCATGGAGCGGCTTCGGGAGCAAATCGCCGACGTGAATAAGGCAATCGAGAGCGTAGAAGCTCGCGCAGCCAATACGCGCGCGGGCTATGTATACGTGATCTCCAACATTGGGTCATTCGGCGAGAGGATGGTAAAGATTGGAATGACGAGACGGCTCGATCCAATGGAGCGCATTCGGGAACTAAGCGACGCATCGGTGCCGTTCAATTTTGATGTTCATGCACTCTTCTTCTCTGATGATGCTATAGGAATCGAAACTTTGATGCATGATCGGCTGTCGGACTGCCGCGTGAACGAGGTGAACCGAAGGCGAGAGTTCTTTCGGGCGACGCCCTCAGAGGTGAAGACCCAACTCGGTCAGTTAACCGGGCAATTGTTGGAGTTTCGCGAAGTAGCTGAGGCTATCGAATATAGACAGAGCTTGCGAATGCGAAGTGGTACGAGCGGATCAGCTCCGAGCCAGACGGATGAGCGACCTGCCGATTGA
- a CDS encoding DUF1842 domain-containing protein translates to MSFNTRRHHTARSVPLDVATSLQGNYSQLPTLPPAPALLLVLLTGYPPIHWPTHGGLGPVILPNVDLRMTLIPNWQSGIASYRYRSGHGDWQEIEAAPVKLVSPAIA, encoded by the coding sequence ATCAGTTTCAATACTCGAAGGCATCACACGGCGAGATCCGTACCGCTCGATGTCGCCACCTCCCTGCAAGGCAATTACAGCCAGCTGCCGACGCTCCCGCCGGCGCCGGCACTACTTCTAGTGCTCCTTACGGGCTACCCGCCGATCCACTGGCCGACGCATGGCGGGCTTGGACCGGTGATTCTGCCCAACGTCGATCTGCGCATGACCCTGATCCCGAACTGGCAATCGGGAATCGCCTCCTACCGCTATCGCAGCGGCCACGGCGATTGGCAGGAGATCGAGGCCGCGCCGGTCAAGCTGGTGTCTCCAGCCATCGCATGA
- a CDS encoding cold-shock protein, with protein sequence MATGTVKWFNDQKGYGFIAPDDGGNDIFVHISAVERAALSGLAEGQKISYEVKVDPKRGKGSAENLRV encoded by the coding sequence ATGGCAACAGGCACTGTGAAGTGGTTCAATGATCAAAAGGGGTACGGATTTATCGCTCCAGACGACGGCGGAAACGACATTTTTGTCCACATTAGCGCCGTAGAACGCGCTGCACTCTCTGGTTTGGCAGAAGGCCAAAAGATTTCTTACGAAGTCAAAGTCGACCCCAAGCGTGGCAAGGGCAGCGCTGAAAACCTGCGGGTCTGA
- a CDS encoding DUF6788 family protein produces MVAAADSFLRMKRAQALRARQKLASKLPVTGEILRGSLLERTVRHTKDCPKCARGEGHQVFVLTVSYAGGRSRQISVRRERVGEVRRWLDNYQKLKEAIETICELNHDLLRPERAATKRRARGGQEL; encoded by the coding sequence TTGGTCGCTGCCGCTGATTCATTCTTGCGGATGAAACGCGCGCAAGCTCTCCGGGCCCGCCAGAAGCTGGCCAGCAAATTGCCGGTCACCGGCGAGATTCTGCGTGGCTCGCTGCTGGAGCGTACTGTCCGACATACCAAAGATTGCCCGAAATGCGCGCGCGGCGAAGGGCACCAGGTCTTCGTGCTGACGGTGAGCTACGCCGGTGGACGAAGCCGGCAAATCAGTGTGCGCCGCGAACGGGTTGGCGAGGTTCGCCGCTGGCTCGACAATTATCAGAAGCTGAAGGAGGCGATCGAGACGATCTGCGAGCTCAATCACGATTTGCTGCGACCGGAGAGAGCCGCGACAAAGCGCCGAGCACGCGGGGGGCAAGAGCTGTGA
- a CDS encoding recombinase family protein: MLIGYMRVSSSDERQSVALQRDALLAAGVDQRHLHQDRASGARDDRPGLKACLAELCEGDVLVVWKLDRLGQSLSHLIRIVEDLKIRGVAFRSLTEAIDTTNSHGAFLFNLFGTLAEYERVLITERVNAGLAAAGRRGRKGGRPPTIDTEKVEQILAALEAGASKASVCRTFKVPRSTLIDTLRRTGWTGPGKEDEPAPPV; this comes from the coding sequence ATGTTGATTGGTTACATGCGGGTATCGAGCAGTGATGAGCGGCAGTCGGTTGCCTTGCAGCGCGACGCCCTGCTCGCGGCCGGGGTCGATCAGCGTCACCTGCATCAGGATCGCGCTTCGGGCGCGCGCGACGATCGGCCGGGGCTGAAGGCTTGCCTTGCAGAATTGTGCGAAGGTGACGTGCTGGTCGTTTGGAAGCTCGACCGTCTGGGCCAGTCACTCTCCCACCTGATCCGGATCGTTGAGGATCTGAAGATACGCGGGGTCGCCTTCCGCTCGTTGACGGAAGCGATCGACACGACGAATTCGCACGGCGCATTCCTGTTCAACCTGTTTGGCACGCTTGCCGAATACGAGAGAGTGCTGATCACGGAGCGGGTCAACGCTGGTCTGGCGGCGGCAGGCCGGCGCGGTCGCAAGGGCGGCAGGCCACCGACGATCGACACCGAAAAGGTCGAGCAGATTCTGGCGGCGCTGGAAGCCGGCGCCAGCAAGGCGTCGGTGTGTCGGACATTCAAGGTGCCGCGCTCGACGCTCATCGACACATTGCGGCGAACCGGATGGACCGGACCGGGCAAAGAAGATGAGCCTGCTCCCCCAGTTTGA
- a CDS encoding Tn3 family transposase produces MAFLDAQSRTVLFDPPDVYEEALARYALSAEDIAFARAHRRSHNRLGFAIQLALVRDLGRPLRAGEVPPQAVVSVVADQLGIDAAVFALYAQREETRREHTREIVVALDLQPVRASDYRSLITAAARDAAATEQGEPITKAVIEALKDRKLLVPVPELLIRLAMAGRAAARRQAYRGLIRGMEQPSIEALDQLLIDRSGDRNHLGWIAEAPEGTKLKNLKGLIARLEVLRSAAISDERRKTIHANRYGIIARDARILHAREIRRLTSERRYATLTAFVIERQAAITDLAIDMFCKLIGSTRRKAELSRTERRLKEAEILDGVALDHLKLGEALLAARESNTDLASAIAVSLGWDGLTASMAAARSVVRPDRSDEFDELIERHKSLRKLGRLMFGAFSFRSFRPDDPVLRAVDHLRALYSGRKLPAQVPFAFMTRKWRRRVRSDGVTIDLRAWEVAVLVHLRERLRAGDIWVDGSRAWRSFEDYLLPRPIFALMRAEGRLGLAIPDSFAEWRAERTATLDAKLKELARAAAANAIPDAAISDKGLSVSPIREEERDRIVALSRRLYILVPRIRITSLLAEVHSWTRFLDSFTHYRTGETANDEAALMAAILADATNAGAERMAESSRGVTIHQMMLMVDRHLRSETYATATAVLVDAQQAHPFAEVWGDGHISSSDGQFFPAGGRGEASLEYNAKYGKRPGASVYGFLSNRFASFFSRMIQASESEAPYVLDGLLHNESSVEIHEHATDTAGATETTFAMFHGFGYRLIPRIRNLGNRRLFVIDPDPAYEPLGALIAGTVNMDVIEQHWDEVLRLKASIGAGLVPPSVILKKLAASPRQNRLNQALREMGRIERSIFICDWLLDTKLRRRSHAILNKGESRHALARAVFLHQLGELRNRVAETMAYRASGLNLVVNAIILWNTVYLSRAVDYVRTQGIDIPAELLSQVAPLPWAHIALTGDYLWNEIDRPLERFRPIRANRFNPNNFAFP; encoded by the coding sequence ATGGCCTTCCTCGACGCGCAGTCGCGTACCGTTCTGTTCGACCCACCCGACGTTTATGAAGAGGCGCTTGCGCGCTATGCGCTGTCCGCTGAGGACATCGCTTTCGCCAGGGCGCATCGCCGATCGCATAATCGTCTGGGTTTTGCCATCCAACTCGCCCTGGTGCGTGATCTCGGTCGTCCGCTCCGCGCTGGGGAAGTTCCGCCTCAGGCGGTCGTCTCCGTTGTCGCCGACCAGCTGGGCATCGACGCTGCGGTGTTCGCACTCTATGCCCAGCGGGAGGAAACCCGTCGAGAACATACGCGGGAGATTGTCGTCGCACTGGATCTCCAGCCCGTCCGGGCGAGCGATTATCGATCCCTGATCACCGCGGCGGCACGCGATGCCGCCGCGACCGAACAAGGCGAGCCGATCACCAAGGCCGTGATCGAAGCCCTGAAGGACAGGAAGCTGCTCGTTCCTGTGCCGGAACTGCTGATACGTCTGGCGATGGCGGGCCGGGCGGCAGCGCGACGACAGGCTTATCGCGGCTTGATCCGGGGCATGGAGCAACCGTCCATCGAGGCGCTTGATCAGCTTCTCATCGATCGGTCCGGCGATCGGAACCATCTCGGCTGGATTGCGGAAGCGCCGGAGGGGACGAAACTGAAAAACCTCAAGGGCCTGATTGCCCGGCTTGAGGTTCTGCGTTCGGCGGCGATTTCCGATGAGCGGCGTAAAACGATCCATGCCAACCGCTATGGCATCATCGCCCGGGACGCCCGCATTCTGCATGCCCGTGAGATACGACGCCTGACATCCGAGCGCCGCTACGCCACGCTGACGGCGTTCGTCATCGAGAGGCAGGCGGCAATCACCGACCTTGCGATCGACATGTTCTGCAAACTGATCGGCAGCACCCGTCGCAAGGCTGAACTGAGCCGCACAGAACGCCGGCTGAAAGAAGCCGAGATTCTTGATGGGGTGGCGCTCGATCATCTCAAGCTCGGCGAGGCGCTTCTGGCCGCCCGTGAGAGCAACACCGATCTCGCATCCGCAATTGCAGTCTCACTCGGCTGGGACGGATTGACCGCCAGCATGGCGGCAGCCAGGTCCGTTGTGCGCCCCGATCGCAGCGACGAATTCGATGAGCTCATAGAGCGGCACAAATCGCTGCGAAAGCTGGGCAGGCTCATGTTCGGCGCGTTCTCTTTCCGGTCGTTTCGTCCCGATGATCCGGTTTTGAGGGCAGTGGATCATCTGCGTGCGCTCTACAGTGGCAGGAAACTACCCGCGCAGGTGCCGTTCGCGTTCATGACCCGCAAGTGGCGGCGACGTGTGCGCTCGGACGGTGTCACCATCGACCTGCGGGCCTGGGAAGTGGCGGTGCTCGTTCACCTGCGGGAGCGCCTGCGGGCCGGCGACATATGGGTTGATGGCAGCCGAGCATGGCGCAGTTTCGAGGATTATCTTCTGCCTCGACCGATCTTCGCCCTGATGCGCGCCGAAGGGCGGCTCGGGCTTGCCATCCCTGACAGCTTTGCCGAATGGCGAGCTGAACGAACCGCCACACTCGACGCGAAACTCAAAGAGCTGGCAAGGGCGGCGGCCGCCAACGCCATTCCAGATGCGGCTATTTCCGACAAGGGTTTGTCGGTCTCCCCGATCCGCGAGGAGGAGCGTGACAGGATCGTCGCGCTCAGCCGGCGTCTTTATATCCTCGTGCCCCGGATCAGGATCACCAGCCTGCTTGCTGAGGTCCACAGCTGGACCAGGTTCCTTGACAGCTTCACACACTATCGCACCGGCGAGACGGCGAACGATGAGGCAGCACTGATGGCCGCTATCCTTGCCGACGCCACCAATGCCGGTGCTGAACGCATGGCGGAAAGCTCACGCGGCGTCACAATCCACCAGATGATGCTAATGGTGGATCGGCATCTACGATCAGAAACCTACGCCACGGCGACTGCCGTGCTGGTCGATGCGCAGCAAGCCCATCCGTTCGCCGAGGTCTGGGGCGACGGTCATATCTCCTCCTCGGACGGGCAGTTCTTTCCGGCAGGCGGGCGCGGTGAAGCCAGTCTCGAATACAATGCAAAATACGGCAAAAGACCAGGTGCCTCGGTCTATGGCTTCCTGTCCAATCGTTTCGCCTCCTTTTTCTCCCGGATGATCCAGGCGTCCGAGAGCGAAGCGCCCTACGTGCTCGACGGCCTCCTTCACAACGAGAGCTCGGTCGAAATCCATGAGCATGCAACCGATACCGCCGGCGCGACCGAAACGACATTCGCTATGTTCCACGGCTTCGGCTATAGGCTCATTCCCCGTATCCGCAATCTCGGCAATCGCAGGCTCTTCGTCATCGATCCCGACCCGGCGTACGAGCCGCTCGGGGCGCTGATCGCGGGAACCGTCAACATGGATGTCATCGAGCAGCACTGGGATGAGGTCTTGCGGCTGAAGGCATCGATCGGCGCCGGCCTGGTGCCGCCGTCCGTCATCCTCAAGAAGCTTGCCGCATCGCCTCGGCAAAACCGGCTCAATCAGGCGCTGCGTGAAATGGGCCGGATTGAACGCTCGATCTTCATCTGCGACTGGTTGCTCGACACCAAGCTCCGGCGCAGATCGCATGCCATCCTCAACAAGGGTGAAAGCCGTCACGCCCTTGCCCGGGCGGTCTTCCTCCACCAGCTTGGCGAGCTGCGCAACCGCGTGGCGGAAACCATGGCCTATCGGGCGTCAGGTCTCAACCTCGTCGTCAACGCCATTATCCTGTGGAACACCGTCTATCTCAGCCGCGCTGTCGATTATGTCCGCACCCAGGGCATCGATATTCCCGCCGAGCTGCTCTCCCAGGTCGCACCGCTTCCCTGGGCTCATATCGCACTCACCGGCGACTATCTCTGGAACGAAATTGACCGACCCCTCGAACGCTTCAGGCCGATCCGCGCTAACCGTTTCAATCCAAACAACTTCGCTTTCCCTTAG
- a CDS encoding IS5 family transposase yields the protein MWTDITRAQFAREELRLPSDLTDAEWVVLERLLPVRAKRGRRPKWSYRDIVEAVLYLLRGGLPWRMLPPTLFPPMTTVQYYFYQWRDSGLWQSINHALLMLAREAIGREASPTAGVIDSQSVKTTEGGGPRGYDAGKKIKGRKRHIVTDTQGLLVGAIVHAADVQDRDGAPDVLCSIRYRFPWLRHIFADGGYAGGKLKAVLGKIGRWTVEIIKRSDAAQGFEVLPRRWVVERTFAWLGRNRRLAKDFERTIESATAWLFLASVQLMTRRIAAIKTAMQF from the coding sequence ATGTGGACTGATATCACTCGGGCACAGTTTGCCCGAGAGGAGCTGCGTTTGCCAAGCGACTTGACGGATGCGGAATGGGTCGTGCTGGAGAGGTTGCTTCCTGTGCGGGCCAAGCGCGGGCGGCGCCCGAAATGGAGCTATCGGGACATCGTCGAGGCAGTGCTCTATCTGCTGCGCGGCGGGTTGCCGTGGCGCATGCTGCCGCCCACTCTGTTTCCACCAATGACCACGGTGCAGTACTATTTCTACCAATGGCGGGACAGCGGATTGTGGCAATCGATCAACCACGCACTCCTGATGCTGGCGCGCGAGGCGATCGGCCGGGAGGCCTCGCCGACGGCTGGTGTGATCGACAGCCAATCGGTCAAGACCACCGAAGGTGGCGGCCCTCGCGGCTACGACGCGGGGAAGAAGATCAAGGGTCGAAAGCGCCACATCGTCACCGACACCCAAGGGCTCCTGGTCGGCGCGATCGTTCACGCTGCCGACGTCCAGGATCGCGATGGCGCGCCAGATGTCCTGTGCAGCATTCGCTACCGCTTCCCCTGGCTGCGCCATATCTTCGCCGATGGCGGCTATGCCGGCGGAAAGCTCAAGGCGGTGCTGGGAAAGATCGGCCGGTGGACTGTCGAGATCATCAAGCGCTCCGATGCCGCACAGGGCTTCGAGGTGCTTCCGCGCCGCTGGGTGGTCGAACGAACCTTCGCCTGGCTCGGCCGCAACCGCAGATTGGCCAAGGACTTCGAGCGAACCATCGAAAGCGCAACTGCCTGGCTCTTCCTCGCCTCCGTCCAACTCATGACAAGGCGCATCGCAGCCATAAAAACAGCAATGCAATTTTGA
- a CDS encoding IS3 family transposase (programmed frameshift), with product MTKRSRRTHSPAFKAKVALAAVKGEKTLAELAQLFDVHPNQITTWKTQLLEGAAGVFGQDNGPAEAPVDLKALHAKIGELALENGFFVRRAHQGGPAERKAMIDRDHDLSVVRQAKVLNLARSTVYYEPRPVSAEDLVLMRRLDELHLDYPFAGARMLRSLLQREGMQIGRRHVATLMKRMGIEAIYRRPNTSKPAPGHKIYPYLLRGLKIERPNQVWAMDISYIPMRRGFVYLAAVVDVFSRRVLVHRVSITMETIFCVEALQEALAKHGRPEIFNTDQGSQFTSLDFTGVLLDANIAISMDGKGAWRDNVFVERLWRTVKYEEVYLRAYDSVLEARASISKYLAFYNRGRPHSSLDERTPDEAYFGAQTMVTAA from the exons ATGACGAAGAGGAGTCGCCGGACGCATTCTCCGGCATTCAAGGCAAAGGTGGCTTTGGCGGCCGTGAAGGGGGAGAAGACGTTGGCCGAGCTGGCGCAATTGTTTGATGTCCATCCGAACCAGATCACGACCTGGAAGACCCAACTCCTGGAAGGCGCCGCCGGAGTGTTTGGGCAGGACAACGGACCGGCCGAGGCGCCGGTCGATTTGAAGGCGTTACATGCCAAGATCGGCGAGCTTGCGTTGGAGAACG GATTTTTTGTCCGGCGCGCTCACCAAGGCGGGCCTGCTGAGCGCAAAGCGATGATCGACCGCGACCATGATCTGTCTGTCGTGCGCCAGGCGAAGGTCCTGAACCTTGCCCGCAGTACGGTTTACTATGAACCTCGGCCGGTTTCGGCCGAGGACCTTGTCTTGATGCGCCGGCTCGATGAGCTGCACCTCGATTATCCCTTCGCAGGGGCGCGCATGCTGCGATCGCTGTTGCAGCGTGAGGGCATGCAGATTGGCCGCCGCCACGTCGCGACGCTGATGAAGCGCATGGGGATCGAGGCGATCTATCGCCGTCCGAACACGAGCAAGCCCGCACCGGGCCACAAGATCTACCCGTACCTATTGCGCGGATTGAAGATCGAGCGGCCGAACCAGGTCTGGGCAATGGACATCAGCTACATTCCGATGCGACGTGGATTCGTCTACCTCGCGGCGGTCGTCGATGTGTTCAGCCGACGGGTGTTGGTCCATCGCGTATCGATCACGATGGAGACGATATTCTGCGTCGAAGCGCTCCAGGAGGCGTTGGCGAAGCACGGCAGGCCCGAGATCTTCAACACGGATCAGGGTAGCCAGTTCACCAGCCTCGACTTCACCGGCGTGCTGCTGGACGCGAACATCGCCATCAGCATGGACGGCAAGGGTGCCTGGCGCGACAACGTGTTCGTCGAGCGGCTGTGGCGCACTGTCAAATACGAGGAAGTCTATCTGCGTGCTTACGACAGCGTGCTCGAGGCGCGAGCATCGATTTCCAAATATCTGGCGTTCTACAACCGAGGACGTCCTCACTCGAGCCTTGACGAACGCACGCCCGACGAGGCTTACTTCGGCGCGCAAACGATGGTGACGGCCGCATGA
- a CDS encoding transposase, with the protein MDVHTVNSVSRLEIVDRGGRRRFSDEAKLKIVAESYSLPRLGSATARKYGITRSQLADWRNAARAGRFGSTSVEGFVPAVIVPEVPAAPATPMTSAAGSRMEIVASNGCRVIVDRGVDVDVLIRIMRGLETLR; encoded by the coding sequence ATGGACGTGCATACAGTCAATTCTGTCAGTCGGCTTGAGATCGTTGATAGGGGCGGTCGACGTCGGTTCAGCGACGAGGCCAAGCTGAAAATCGTCGCCGAGAGCTATTCATTGCCCCGTTTAGGGTCGGCCACGGCCCGCAAATACGGGATCACGCGCTCGCAGTTGGCTGATTGGCGTAACGCAGCCCGGGCCGGGCGTTTTGGTTCGACTTCGGTTGAAGGATTTGTGCCAGCGGTGATCGTGCCGGAGGTTCCGGCGGCGCCCGCGACGCCGATGACGAGCGCGGCCGGCAGTCGTATGGAGATTGTGGCTTCTAACGGTTGTCGGGTGATTGTGGATAGGGGCGTCGATGTTGACGTGCTGATTCGGATCATGCGTGGTCTGGAGACGCTGCGGTGA